TATATGGACCTTCCATCTCTGAAAAAATGTCGGCTTTGGAGCAAAAGCGCTCTCGTTCTCGTTCTCCTCTAACTTGAATGAGCTGTGCTCAGCATTACCTTTTGACATATTCAAAAGAGTGCCTTAGATTACTTGTtggacttcctcttcccaagCAAAGACGCAAGGGCTGAGCTCAAGGCCAATTTAGCTCTCGGTCACGTGCCCTGCGATGGGAATACAATTGCTTTCGGCAAAAGTTGCTAGAAGACGCAAATAAGTAGGGAGGGGGGAACAGGGGTGGAACAGAGTCCTTCCTAAAGCTGTTGTGGCAAGTTGTTCGCAGTTTGAACTTGTTGGAGGGGGGTCTTACCCCGTGGGGCCGATTCCTGATGCCGATCCTTTCACATGAGGTACGATAGATGGATATATCTTGGATAACTCGGCACAGAGAACGACAGGCaggaggatgatgtcatACTTGTTATGGATAAATTAGGACATTCCATGAGCAATAAGCTTTACGCCACTTCGATCTCCATTAACCTCGATTCGAAGGCAGGAAGCTTCCGAAAGGCTTTGGTATGCTCGGCTACGACCACGAATTCAGATAAACCTCGGAGTTAACCCTAAGAGGTGAGTGATCAGCACTGGACCCTGAGTCTTCAAGGGCCTTCTACCTGCCTTACGGAATAGCACTGAGTGTTGCACAGCATTAGTACGTGAACTATAATTAGCTCATTTTATTGATTGACATGTGTACGCGATCAAAGTCTTGTTTGTGTTGCTGAAATGCTTGATATTGCATTTGCCAGAGCTTGAGTCCCCGTCTGCGCGACGATTGCTACGTAACTTTCGGACAGACGGATATTGGTATCTGATGAAACCTGCTAATGTGATAAATTGTGCTGATTATAGATCGCCCTTTGATACTATATTACAGTAGCTTTCTTGGCTGTGGTCGTCATGACCGTGTCAATAGTCAGATTTAGCAAACATCTAACTACTCGGGTAAGTACTAGCACAAACTGCAGACTCAGTATTAACAACCTGATACCGTAAtaactatctatataaacaTAAACTAATGAAGTAGGGAGCAAGAGTAACGACAATACTCCGGTACTTTACTCCGGTGTAGCAGGCGATGACTAAGCGAGGCTTTCGTCACGAGTTTTAGGAGATCGTCGCTCTGAGACATACTCTCCAGTGTCACTCAACGTAGCGATCGAGTTCAGCGAAATGTCATAGCTTCATTAGCGCAGAGCATTTATATTGATGCTTTCCATAGAATGGTGCGACAACAGCGCGACAGGGAAACTGctgaccagcagcaacaacctcGGGACTACCGGGAGAATGATGATGGGGCTTCCGATAGCCACGAGGGTTTGCCAACTGAACCTGCTCCAAAGCGCCACAAACGAGGAAAATACGTGTCAAAAGCTTGGTACGGAACCAGAAAATACTCAGTCACAGCAACCTCGCTGACACCACACGTCTATTCTCCAGTGGACAAtgccagagaagaaaaatcaaaGTGAGAAAGCCACAATGCATTGTGTGATCTGTCCCTAAGGCCTTTCAATGATTCTAGTGTGATGGATGCATCCCCTGTCGACCATGTGTCCTCAATGGCCGAGATTGCCTCATGCAAACAGTGGACATGCGGCGCCGAAGACCAACCGGGCTGACGGAGTCTGGAGTTGCCGACAGGGAGCTGGCTAATGCGGATGCTGGCCTTCATAACCATGATGATCAGTATGAGTATTCAGCATATTACTGCGCCCATCTAAGGAGGTCAAGCTGACGATACGATCAGACTAACTGCAAGAGACCTCGCGTCCCGGCTGAGTCGGATTGAGCATCAGCTAAGCCTAGTCTTGGAGTCAGTGGGTCGCGACAAAGACAGCCCAGTTGACAAAGAACTAGGGATCCATGGATCAACAAGTCCGCAGGGTGCTACCGCAAGGCGGCCTGTGAATTCTGATATCTCGGATGTTGTTAGATCCCAAGTACCAGCTTTCTCGGGTGAATCCTCTATTACCCACACCCTGGATCAAATTGAGGGCTATCTGGAGCGTACGGATGTGACGTATGGTAATGCAGAGCGTCCCATGTCCTGCCAGGTGTCAGGTACATCGTTAACAGCGCCAAGCTCCCCGCTAGGTGGCTTCAGAGAGACGCGTGAGGCAGTCGATATACGGAAAGTCTTGAATGCATACGGCATCGATCCACGCAAGGAGGAATGGGATGGATACATGCACACTTTCTGTGACGAGGTTCACATCCTGTACCCCTTTCTTCATATTCCAAGTCTGTGGGCCAATTACGCAAATATGTGGAACTctggcttctcctccacgGAGCATGAGTTCCAAAGAAGCAAGGACTACAGAATGATGGTCGCTCAGGTATGGGTTTGTATCGCACTGGGAAGATGTACCGAATCACCTCGGGTGAGCAGCGAGGAGGGCAAGCACTCTGCTGGATGGAGTATCTTTGAGGCGGCAACAGACCTCATTGGAGACCTTGTAGGCTGCTTTCGGGCGTGTTCAAGACCTACGATTATCTTGCAAACTTACGCTTTGATGGTATTTGATCTGACTCCAGAATCGCAATACATGTCCGATGCTAATATATTAGTGACTACCTCAGGTGGTATATCTTTTTCGACTCGACGCCAATGAAAGAGCGGAGAAATTCTTAGCGCTCGCCATCTCGCATGCACATCATCTAGGCTTTCATCGGTCCAAGGTCATCCGACGTATGCCAGTTTTCAACGATGAGATGATTCGGCGACTATGGTGGTCACTTTATGCACTCGATCGCCGATTAGCGATTGAGACGGGTCACCCATTCCTGATACAGGATGTCAATGTTGATGCGCCTCATCCCCAGAATCTGGACGATGAATGGCTCACCCGGTACAAGGAAGACTCTAAGACAAGCAATGAGCTAGAAAGCGACATCAAAACAGCACTTTCGAAAGATCCCATTACACCGATACCATATTTATCTGCGACCACCCGCTACTCTCGAGTTTTGGGGAAGATATGGGAGGCTATCTACGGCGCAAATATGACGGACGTTATCCCCAGCTCAAGTCTACTAGAATACCTAGACCAACTCATATCCCGAGCCCAAGTGGAAGTACGGCCGGAGTTCTCCGATAGCTATCAATCCGAGCCGCCCAATCTTGAGCAAACTAACCCACTTCGATGGCTAGCCAAGCAGCAGATGCTGATGCGAATTGTATGAAGCCTCTACATCTTACTTCCTTCCCCGTATATCACTCCTTCGTTACTAACCACATACCCAGCGATGGCTGTCCCTCCGCCTGCTCATCCGAAAACCAATCCTCCAACAACGGGCTTCACCCCAGGAATCCATCGCCGACATCCTCGAAACAGAAGTCACCTGCATCCGAATTGCCTGCAACATTATTCAAGAATTCAAACAAATCCCCCAATATACAGCATCTGCATTTCCCTTCCTCCACCCACTAGTCGGCGCTACAGTTGTCACTCTAGGCCTGATCATCCGAGAGCCCTCTTTCAAAGCAACGTACGGCAACATAACACTCCACGCTGCAATCTCACTCGAGAACTACTGCCGCAAGACATGGGTCTCAGGAAAGATGATCCGAACAATCCGGAGGCTGAACCAGATCACCTCGTCCGTTTTATCTAGTTCAAGAACGAGAGCGTCGAGTCGTTCCGCGCTACAGTCATCATCCCGCAACTATAGCGGAGACACCCAGACTGTCCCGCAGACAACCTCCACCAGAACCTGGCCATCATCCATGACCCTTCCTCTTGAGAATCCTACAAGTCACACATCCGCTGTACATAGTAGTTATATCCCCATTTCGGCTCTGACGAATCAAAACACAACTTCCCTTACCACGAGTCCTATGCATGCTTCTCATTCAATGACCCCATCAACACAGCTTCAGCATACCTCCGAAGGATGGGCCGTCGCGCCAACGAACCTTGTGACCGCGGACTTTGACTTCGAGCAGAGTCTTACTAGTGACCTCATACCTGGAGGTCATATATATGGATGGATGGCCGGAACACAGCAAAGTGAGATGCAGCACGATGGAACAGCATATATGGAGATGGGATGGTTGGAGTCTTTGTTTGGGACCGACCTAGGGTCTAATGTTATGCTTCCGCCGGAGGATTAGGTTGCGCTCTCATGTCTTAGGCTCGAGGGTTGGTCTGTGTTGAGATGTGGATAAGCTGTGGGCTTAGGTGTTATAGAATAGGCTTTGGATTGTAGCAAGTCGTTTTACTATGCCATGGTCTCTTTATGGGCTAGTCTATAGACACGCTATCATTTGCTTAGACATGTCACACAAGTTAGTATAGTACCATCGCATTAAAAAAATATGTATTTTGATAGAGAGATACAAATTGGTCAACAAAAGTGCAGTTGTCTACTACAGAGACTTTGTCTTAATTAACCGATCAACCATACCATATCTAAGTTCTATCCTATACGTCTAGTCACGCTAactttgcttcttccaatACGTATATCTCATATGCCGTGAATGCATATATTGTCCAACTGTCACCGCCACTCACACAATACTTCTAAAGGGCTGTGTGGCTAGGCAACACACCTGCATTCTCAAAAGACCGATAGGTCTCAATCCAGGTTTCGTAGGTATCGTCTGTCCGCTGCCAACCGTACTTCCTCGCCTTGTTAACGGATGAGATTGTGCACCAAGACTTGCCGGTTGCCCAGTTGAAGAAGCCCCAGGTGCCCCAGTCGAACGCTTCGACCTTACCTCCGTACTTCTTTACCACGGCTTCCCAAATGGGACGCTTGTCTTTGGCCCACTCTACCATGTCGATTTCGTTGTTGAGAGTATCGGCTTGGCCGGTGGCCTTGTTGAACTGAGGCTCGGGGGCCTAGGTCATGGCTGTTAGTTCACGATTAggtctttttttatatacgAGATAACATACCTCAACGCCGAAGTATTTGGCAACATCCTGCCACAGGTATTTCCACACAAAGACATCTCCGTTGCAATGAAGGAAGTCTTCGTTCTTGCAGTGGTCCTTTGTCGTAGCGTGGATAGTCAAATCAGCCAAGCTAGGCGCGTAAGAATTGTCGTCGATAGAGTTCCAGAAATACTCGTTGCCTGGGAACTGAGCAGGCTGGCCAAGCTCACGGCAGATCAACATGTAGATTGCCACGGTTAGGGCTTCGGACATTCCGTTTGCTGTGGAATACCAAAGATTCATTAGCTGGATATGTACTCGGATACTGCCAGATGGACCAACCGTGGGGAGCAAATCCATTGATTGCGTTCGGGCGGATGACGTTCCAGGACCATGTGTTCCGTTTTTTCTGCGCCTCCTTCAGATAATCTTCCTGGACGTAGTAGAAGTTGTAACCCTTATCGTCATATCTCGGCATGTCCTCCGATAGAGGGAACTTGACAGGTCCAAGGTGAACACCGTAGTACTGGCGTTGTCTTAGTcaacttttatatattaaatccaAGTACCTTAGCGAAGCGCCAAAATACAGGAGACTAACCTTTCCACCAGTTTGAAGGCAAACCCGCTCCAGATTCGGGCAGACTTCATCCACCGCATCCATAAAGTTCTTGAACAAGGGtacgttcttttctttcaggACCCTAAAGTCATCATGGTGCACGTACGAGGTGAAGTATGTATGAGTAACAGGCGCACAGATATTCCTCAGCTTTGCGACGATCTTCTCTACCGGTTCGAGGAAATCCACGGCCACAAATTCCACACGAGGATCAGGCCAGAAATATGCCAGGGGGCGTCTGGAGGTGACGATAATTTTCGACCTATATCGGGTTTGTTAGACTAACAAGCACTTCGCCAATGTAGTCAATTGCCGTCAAGACATACCACTCAGTCTTAGGCTGCCGAACTAAGTGCTCGATGATTGCGAAACCACTAATGCCATTGGCACCTGCGACGAAAGCGACTTTGCCTGATAGAGGACTCATGACggctcttctcttctgtaAAAGTACTTGAGGTTggtagatggagaagatgggaGAGGACAGCCTTCAACTTCTTTATAGCTCTCTGGTCTCATCGTAGAGCTGGACCATATCGTAGACGATAACCTCATTCGGCATCCGACCGAAATTGAATGGGTCGAGAATCGGAACTTCCATGCAAAGCCGGCTGCTTTTGCCGACCTGCATATGGGTCCTGGCGTCGCAGAATGCGATAGCTGGCAATGGACACATTGCACGATTCTTGTTCGGAGATAGTGGTCGCAATTATCTGCCGTACGGACTTGCCCGTGTGTTTCCGGCACAACTGATAGACACATAGATATAATTGATCTGCACTGCTAGGAAAGCTACCAAAACACTCTAGGCTGTGGTCTGCCCAGAACTGGAGGAATTCAGGTGTTGTGGATAAACCCAAATAGGAAGGTGTGGGTCACGTTCGATGTTCGGAGACGGAAATCCTCCCACAATTCCGTGGTATTTCCGTGTGCCAAGTTCAACATGCATTTGGTTGTGTGCCAAGTACGTGCAATGGCGAAATGAGTCAGTACATGGTGAAACATTAGTAATTGATGAATTTAGCATCTGATATTTCTCTAGTAAGACAGTTACTCATTTCGTGCCTATTCGAATGGAGTCGCTTGTTCCATGTTCTGACGCAATACGGAGTAACTTCGGGTGACAATAGAAAGATCATGGTTGTGTGTGGCTTTTGACCTCAAAAGTGTGGCATTTACATAGTATATGTCCAATTGGCCTAATATAAGGATTAACACTCTCATATACTAAGTGTTCGGGATCGTGTAGGTATCAGTTGTTCAAGAAACAGCGTTGACGCCATATAGTATTTTAGTCGAGTAACACTGACACTGATTATATATTCAGAAGTGCAGTGCACCAAGAATCGTATTTAAAGGATGACTTCTAGGGAAATAGTTATATTCTAATTTCCTAGACTGTTTGTGCTCAATCATAGTCCCCAgtactgatatatatagcccACTCGCAGAGTAATTCGCACAACATCGAATTcctatgaagaagagaagaatagtAACTGATTCTATATATCCCGAAGTCAAGTTGATAGAAGTTAATGTATAGAACCAAAGTACTAATACGTATAGCCGATCCTAACTTTGCCACCAATGACTAGCCAGCTAGATCATCTTCGAAGCCATCTGACTGCGCTGCCTGATCCTCGCGCCATATCGATAGAAAACAAATGGGATAAATGTCAGAAATACCTCCACCAATGCTAACATCGTACCCGCCCAATTCACCCCCATTGCCCTGTACATCTTCGAGCCTGCAAGTGGCAATACTCCGCCAAACACATATCTAACAACCGAGTTTCCAGCGATAGCAGAGGCAGCATACATACCATAGCTGGCGGCGAGATAGCTCGTGGCATAGATGAACACGAGCCCATTCCCCAACCCAAATGGGACACCTGCTAGTACGCATGATATCCAATGGACAGGTGGTCGCGCGGTCCAAGAAAACCAGAACTCTCCAATCGGTATCAGTATGCCGCCAATGCATATTGGCCGCACCAAAGCCTCCGGTGGGATTTTTCCTGTGACTGGATCGGGTGGATGCTTTGCGATGAGGAAGTTGCGGACTAGTGGTTCTGAGAATACAGCTAGGGCAATACCAGTGCCAATTCCCAAATAGCCAAGTCCTGCCAGTCCGGGGGACCATTCGCGGAGTTGCTGAAACACAATTGGATACCCGACAAAGCAGAGGAATAGCACTGCGTAGACAACACCAACATATACGTTCCAGAATAAACTATTTAGTTAGCATGAACTGTATTTTCAACTTCTTGTTTGTGGCGCAGAGGCGGACGGTCTTAAATACTCACCATATAGGTTCGAACACAGCCATTATGAGTGGTCGACTCAGACTAGTCTGCAGCCGTTTCCAGATactttcttcagcttggcTGTCATACTTTGTCCACCATCGCGTATCACCAGTTTCGATTTGCTTCGCTTTTCGTCGCCTCTTGAGCAGAACGGGTGCGTACGTCTCTTTCACCAAACAAAGACATGCAGTTGATGCCCCGCCGCATATAAGCACAATCCAATTGATCCAACGCCATCCAAGATACTGGTAGACAAAGCCGCCGATAATAGGGCCTAGATACTGTCAGGCTGATAACTAAGGCAGTGATTCAAGGGGATTAGGCTGTACCTAGAACCGGGCCATTCATTGCCCCGAGACTCCATAGACTAAATGCTAACGCTCTGTACTTGGGTTGGATTATATCGTTTATAGTGCCAGGTCCAGCTACTACCGAGGCACTGCCGAAGAACCCACCGAAGAACCTGCTGATAACGACAGCCGGGAAGTTTGGTGCCAGTGCCACCGGTAAAACCAGTATAGTAAACAAGACACTGGTACTGATGTAAATTATTCGTCTTCCATACACTTCAGACAGAGGTGCCAGCACTAGACAACCGAGCCCCAGACCTATCATGTAGGTGGTCAGTCCGATCAGCACCACTATCCGAGATGTAACACCGAAAGATTCTTGGATTCCCGGGGAGCCAGATGTGTATGACGTGGTATAGAGTATTCTAAATGAGGTTTAGATACTTTGTCAATTCTATGCAAGGGGGCTATGCTATGGACTATGTGAAGGGGAAATATTGTAGAACTTACACGCATGTTGTAGTAAGTGACACAGACCAAACAGTGAAGCACTTATACCACAAAGGCCAGTTAGTTGGATTTTCCTTGTCATTTTGTTCCCAGTCAATTTCGAACGTAGGGTCTCGCGGCGTAGAATCCGAATTTTCAGTTAGATGTCCCATAACGACCCCTGCCGACTGCCAGGGTATTTGGAAGCATTACTCGAGACAAGGTGACCCTCCTCGGCCGTGCCGTGTATTAGTACCTTCAACGATAGTGACACGGTCCCACGGGCATGCACAGACATTGCGATCCGGTTACTCCATACTGGAGGTGTACGCGAGATTATAGATTAACAAATGACATTGGAGCATGGGTTGACAGGCTCCTTTGGGTGGACTCGGTGGAGCGGGTGTGCCGGAAATAGGGCCGGAAACCCGGAACGATTTCCGCTTGAGTATAAAGATTGGGTAAGTCTATCAATCCTCGGCATCTCGATTTGCATCTCGAATTGCCCATATCCTTGTGGTTCTAGAGACCCACCAGAAAGTCTGTATCGAAGAATCGACATAAAGTGAGACCGGATGACGTTCATCGTAGGTGTGTTGCTAAACTCGATACAAGTGGtggataaaaaaaagtagattGTAGACCAGGCATGCAGATCGCCAAGAGTTTGCATATAATAGAGTGCACCAGCCAACTATCCCCGCTTCCGTTCATGAGCTTGGTCGTTAACAGCAGAATCCTGCACCCACGGGTGTTATATTCGGCAGAGATGTCATCAACCAAATCTCGACCTACTTTAGCTGAACTTCCTCTGAACCCGAATGACCCTCCATACTCGGCATGGGGTCTCTGGGGAgttgatgatgaagtcgGAACACTGGTAAACAGCGCTTGGTGTACTCTGATATCCGAAGAGATGCACTATCATACTTATTTATCTTGTGTCGACAGAATCTACTTGATGAATCCACCGTGACTAAGGCAGCCAGCGAAATTCAAGTTGGCCAACGTTTCAGCCTGAAGTAAGAGCCACCCAAGGCGAAATTGGTATGCCGAATTCAAACTGACGTCCGTAGCTGGTCCCTAGCATCTCCTCGGACGCCAATGTTCGGGAGGGATACGTGTGAATTTAGCCATAAAGTATACCAGCATTCGCCCGAGCTCATTGCACTTGATGATGAGGTGTGTGGACACGAAATACCTATGCTTCTCAAAGGTCAAGCTAACCATACATCCACGTGTCAAGTTACATTTTAATACACAGAAAAGTAGCCAGGTTGATGGGCTACGCCACGCTGCTTATCAAAAGTCCGGCTTGTTCTATAACGGGAGGTCCAAAGAGGACATCCTGAAAGCTGGTTCCCTCACATTGGGAATTCACCACTGGCACGACAATGGATTGTTCGCTGGTAGAGGCATCCTGATCGACTACTGGGCCTATGCAAAGCGGCATGGGAAGGCATACGATGCGACCGGTGGCGCTTCCATCACGTACGATGAGCTGATGGCTTGTCTTGCCGAGCAATCTCAACTCTCAAAGCAGACTATCGAATTTCGAAAGGGTGACATGTTGCTGATTCGATCCGGCTTCACACACAACTACGTCAAACTATCAGAGGACCAGGAGCGCAAGTCAGCACACACAACACCCCCAAAGTCCTGTGGGGTGGCTCAAGACGAGAGAATGCTGCAGTTCCTTTGGGAGAAACAGATGGCTATGGTGGGAGGTGATTCGCCGGCATGGGAATGCTTGCCTCCTGTCCCATCTGCTAACTTCCTTTACCATGAGGTCTTGTTAGCAGGATGGGGATGTCCGATCGGAGAATTGCTCTGGTTAGAGGACCTTGCTCGAGCCTGTGATGAGCATAAGAAATGGACCTTCTTCCTCACATCGGCCCCACTCAATGTTCCTGGCGGAGTCGCTAGCCCTGCCAATATGATTGCGATCCTTTGAAGTGATGGCCTTCTAGTGAAAAACGGTAGCGATATCGCAGATGTAAGGGAAACGTCCCGATAACGGGAAATtgttatcaatcaatcaatctacTACCCCTCATCGGCGTCCACCGTCATGACACCCCCCGCACAATCTTGGTATTGCTGTTACGTAACTTACACCGCAGAAGACTGCAATTCCCCGCATAGTCAGCATGTCATGCGTACCGTACCATACGGATGGCAGTGATGCAAGACACCCCTCATCAGCCTGTTGGAGATTTGGAGGACTTCATCTATTTAAGACCGGGATGTTCACTTTGCGTCTAATGAAATTGATATTCTCTACTATACGTCTTAGTCCAGTTGTACGTTGGTAACCAGATCACCTCGAAATTATCCGCCATGTCTCTCGCAACACTTGACGTTAGACCCCAAAATATACCCCACCCACCAACAGATAGAGTACCCACTAATGACTGAAGCAGACATCGCAAcaccccaacctcccctcCGCATCCGCGACCCTcttcaaggccaaggccgCCAAGAAATTCAGCTTCGAACAGATCGCCCAGCACATCGGTCGCAACGAAGTCGCAACCGCAGCCATCTTCTACGGCCAGGCAAAGGCTTCGCCAGAGGACATCACCAATCTCGCTTCCCTCCTGGAAATTCCTCAAGAGGTCCTGGAGGATCAACTCAGTGGCTTTCCTGACCGCGGCAAGTCCGTGGAAATGCCACCCAAGGAGCCTCTGATCTACCGCTTGTATGAGATCGTGCAGAACTATGGGTATGCCTACAAGGCTGTTTTGAACGAGAAGTTCGGTGATGGCATTATGAGCGCAATTTCGTTCTCGACAAAGGTGGAAAAGGAGActgatgctgatggaaaTAACTGGGCTGTTATTACCCTTCGTGGCAAGTGGTGAGTACTATTCTTGCTGGTTGTGTGTGAGGTTTATGACGCTGACGTGTATAGGCTTCCTTTCTCGAGGTTCTAAAGGGTTTATGCCAATTTTATGGCCAGGCTGGGTGGGACCTTGTGGCTCTTGTATGTGGCTTGATGGTGTTATGTCCAATGTGTCtatgaaaatatatagtatgaAACCGTATGCGTGATGACAACCTGTTTGCCTTTGGTAGATAAAGCGTAGAATGTTTGAGAAACACCCCGCGTAAAAAGATTGAACATAGAACCATAACATGGAACTCGACCATAAATCCAGGTATAAGGGTTGATGGTCTTGTGTTAATGTAAGAGTAGGTAGCTAGATACCAGCGATATGTACCATTACCACGTATTGTGGTTCTATCACTGCATATGTCGATATTGGAAATAAAAGGGCTCATACAGAAGACTTAATGTACTCTACTCTAATAACAAAGTGTATTAGGTATCTTTGTCTAGTGTCATGGTTCGCCTCTTAGTAATGACAGATGTATCAAATACATTCGTAGTATGTCTGGCGGAGCAAACAATGTCTACCTTGACAAACACATACTGACAAGCAAAGGGTAATTTATTAGGTAGTGTTTGTTCTAATAAGATGCAAATGTAACAAACGAAGGCTATGTTTGAGCAAGAGTATATCCATAGTGAAATTCACTTCACTGAGCATTCCCCATCACCCTGACTACAACACTCAGGTGATGAGATCCTGGCCCTTAACCATCTTACTCTGTGATCGATAATTACTCTTGTATTTCATCCCCTTCCCGTTCTTTCCGTCTTTcaccttctctttctcttcaccatTATATCCCCTCTCTCTGATACTCATACATCCCCCCTCTGCTCTCATCGATACAAGTTATCATCATGGCTGAAGAGGCAGTCGCCAACAAGGTGAAGTGCACCTACATCGGCTGCAAACTAGTCTTCAAGTCAGAAAAAGAGATGAAGCACCACAAGAAGTTTGACTCTGAGCACGCATATTGTGACGAGTGTGAGGAAGACTTCGAAGACGAGGAGCGTCTTCTCATCCACAAGATCAAAAGCGTCAAGCATATCGTCTGTCCTGTATGCGGCATCGACTTTGGCAGCGATGGTGGCCGCAACTCCCATATTCGTCAGGTGAGACCCTCAGCCTATCCTGTGGCTGATTCTACTAACATAATCACCGCTGAAGAACCACCACTCCCTGCAGATTATTCCTTGCCACGGTTGCAAAACTACATTCAAATCCGCCAGCGGTCTGATGAGCCATATCGAGAAGGATGAATGTCCCACCATCCGCTCtgttcatctcctccaggagcagtcgaagaagatgatgatcagGGAGGCTCTAGGTGCCGGTGAGGGAGTGAATATGCCGATTATCCCTCCCCAGGGTACCTTAGAGGATACCGAGtttgatgatgctgatggTGGCGTCATGCTTGAGACCGATGAGGCGGCAAGTCGTGTATTGTCGAACAGAGAAGCTCTCAGCAACCAGCCGAAGCCTGGTCAGGATGACCCCACTGCTAGTGTTTCGGCGATGCTTGCTCTGAAGCACTGGCCGACCTTGGATGGAAAGGCTTCCAAGGGAAAGAGCCTTGCGCCTAGTGAACTGTTGGCTTTCTCCGACTTGAGCATCTCCGCCGCGACaggcaaagaaaacaactcttggaaaggaaaggagccTGTCAGATCTATTCCTGACGGTGTGTCAACGCAACGTCCCTTCGGTATTGGACCAGTTCGCCCTGGAGACACACTTCGCATGCTTGATCGTGCATGGGACGCTACCAAGTTCTTTGACTCATTCACGGGCCAATTCGTGTGTCCCTGTAAAAAGGGCTTTTCCACCATGACCGAATTTGAAAACCATGTCCTAATGAAGAGTCGC
The sequence above is a segment of the Aspergillus flavus chromosome 4, complete sequence genome. Coding sequences within it:
- a CDS encoding C2H2 finger domain protein, which translates into the protein MAEEAVANKVKCTYIGCKLVFKSEKEMKHHKKFDSEHAYCDECEEDFEDEERLLIHKIKSVKHIVCPVCGIDFGSDGGRNSHIRQNHHSLQIIPCHGCKTTFKSASGLMSHIEKDECPTIRSVHLLQEQSKKMMIREALGAGEGVNMPIIPPQGTLEDTEFDDADGGVMLETDEAASRVLSNREALSNQPKPGQDDPTASVSAMLALKHWPTLDGKASKGKSLAPSELLAFSDLSISAATGKENNSWKGKEPVRSIPDGVSTQRPFGIGPVRPGDTLRMLDRAWDATKFFDSFTGQFVCPCKKGFSTMTEFENHVLMKSRMMEDRQCPGCLRFFKTTAALVAHLESPSTRCNLSDGERYGQIFEEITGGLIQTAGYTEDGRIKYEAGKLEITDGLGPATTTVGTDLRLRPQRRKF